One Campylobacter concisus DNA segment encodes these proteins:
- a CDS encoding AsmA-like C-terminal domain-containing protein, producing the protein MEQLYIKLDKKIIARAKQIKLPNFKKESKQKSSDERLLNLSKSVDFIDTIFQEISLENVQIGDDFKLKILFLDDIFFVDSPYLNVDIKFQNEQQDGIDLFSVRNLSFKDFNVSISGEGSADFDKNDYKFEGNFTSHELRGKLNFALKDTFLTYKAYDVEAGSIKNFIDELDRRIELNSEVKNWIYGYIVADDYELKEINGKADLAKNNFYLNDLNATANTKNLLVKFEKGLPAVNVGETNITLKNSKLKFDLISPIYKGKKLDGSSVVINNIFDEKSANLELFIKTKSIYDEAINEILKAYKIVVPVKQLSGKMDASLKILIKLDEKSLENFDEKSVIANGEFKLSDAVLEIAGSKFNTKNALVKLINTTNLNIDATGFGLEFFKANAKADINLQKSTGEIKGVIESFDLKEKNDEILAFKNEPFNAFLDFSKADETLLKIEPFGLDMSFGSESKISTKNSKFFIESSPVLKENGVRGFDELSIKSKDFTDLEIFAKEANFDLPFLDKNGSKYENDDLKILVSKTGVKVDSASKKLSLDIKEKAINVKTKDLNLLVLDDNKTSEQITPLELLAKNGNIILRDLNKTLPFASFSAEKKGKSTSLNGLAKQGRVGYFNDEKSINLDATDISGEFINDLFGIKSFEGGKFRLKLLGESTKDFKAEVRFFGTYLKDYIFYQKLLSFLNSVPSLLSFKTPDFNDKGFTVKNGKILLTRNGDMIEFLAIEMIGTSADIGGRGTIDLKSKKINIDLELKLLKDASSIIDKIPLVNQIILGKDRSLSTVIAIRGTTDKPEYSTQILQDALLSPLKIIRNVIQAPFLIFE; encoded by the coding sequence TTGGAGCAATTATATATAAAATTAGATAAAAAAATAATTGCAAGAGCAAAGCAGATAAAGCTCCCAAATTTTAAGAAAGAAAGCAAGCAAAAAAGCAGCGATGAGCGCCTTTTAAATCTTAGTAAAAGCGTAGATTTTATAGATACGATTTTTCAAGAAATTTCACTTGAAAATGTGCAAATAGGAGATGATTTTAAACTAAAAATTCTATTTTTAGATGATATATTTTTTGTTGATAGCCCTTATTTAAACGTGGATATAAAATTCCAAAACGAACAGCAAGACGGAATAGATCTTTTTAGCGTTAGAAATTTAAGCTTTAAGGATTTTAATGTAAGCATTAGCGGCGAAGGGAGTGCAGATTTTGATAAAAATGACTATAAATTTGAGGGAAATTTCACCTCTCATGAGCTGCGTGGTAAGCTAAATTTTGCCCTAAAAGATACATTTTTAACCTACAAAGCTTATGATGTCGAGGCTGGAAGCATTAAAAACTTCATCGATGAGCTTGATAGACGCATAGAGCTAAATAGTGAAGTTAAAAACTGGATATATGGATACATCGTTGCTGATGATTACGAGCTAAAAGAGATAAATGGCAAGGCTGATCTAGCTAAAAATAACTTTTATCTAAATGATCTAAATGCCACCGCAAATACTAAAAATTTGCTCGTTAAATTTGAAAAAGGCTTACCAGCCGTAAATGTAGGTGAGACAAATATCACGCTTAAAAACTCAAAGCTTAAATTTGATCTTATTTCGCCTATTTACAAGGGTAAAAAGCTTGATGGCTCAAGCGTTGTGATAAATAATATCTTTGATGAAAAAAGCGCAAATTTAGAGCTTTTTATAAAGACAAAATCAATTTATGATGAAGCTATAAATGAGATATTAAAAGCCTATAAGATCGTCGTGCCAGTAAAACAGCTTAGCGGAAAAATGGATGCTAGCTTAAAAATTTTGATAAAACTAGACGAGAAAAGCTTAGAAAATTTTGATGAAAAAAGCGTCATTGCAAATGGAGAATTTAAGCTAAGTGATGCGGTTTTAGAAATAGCTGGAAGTAAATTTAATACCAAAAATGCTCTCGTAAAGCTCATAAATACGACGAATTTAAACATCGATGCTACTGGCTTTGGGCTTGAGTTTTTTAAAGCAAATGCTAAGGCCGATATAAATTTACAAAAAAGTACTGGCGAGATAAAAGGCGTGATAGAAAGCTTTGATCTAAAAGAAAAAAATGATGAAATTTTAGCCTTTAAAAATGAGCCATTTAACGCATTTTTGGACTTTAGCAAGGCTGATGAAACTTTGCTTAAGATAGAGCCATTTGGGCTTGATATGAGCTTTGGCAGTGAAAGTAAAATATCAACAAAAAATAGTAAATTTTTCATAGAAAGCTCGCCTGTTTTAAAGGAAAATGGAGTGCGTGGTTTTGATGAGCTTAGCATAAAAAGCAAGGATTTTACTGATCTTGAAATTTTTGCCAAAGAGGCAAACTTTGATTTGCCGTTTTTAGATAAAAATGGCTCAAAGTACGAAAATGACGATCTTAAAATTTTAGTCTCAAAAACTGGTGTGAAGGTAGATAGCGCAAGTAAAAAGTTAAGCCTAGACATAAAAGAAAAAGCCATAAACGTAAAAACTAAAGATCTAAATTTGCTAGTGCTTGACGATAACAAAACCAGCGAGCAAATCACGCCGCTTGAGCTTTTAGCAAAAAATGGCAATATCATTTTAAGGGATCTAAACAAGACCTTGCCATTTGCTAGCTTTAGTGCCGAGAAAAAGGGCAAAAGCACCTCGCTAAATGGGCTAGCAAAACAAGGAAGAGTTGGCTATTTTAACGATGAAAAAAGTATAAATTTAGACGCAACCGACATAAGCGGAGAATTTATCAACGACCTTTTTGGCATCAAGAGCTTTGAGGGCGGTAAATTTCGCCTAAAACTTCTTGGAGAAAGCACAAAAGATTTTAAGGCAGAGGTGAGATTTTTTGGAACATATCTCAAAGACTACATCTTTTATCAAAAGCTGCTTAGCTTCCTAAACTCCGTTCCATCGCTTCTTAGCTTTAAAACACCTGACTTTAACGACAAGGGCTTTACTGTTAAAAATGGTAAAATTTTGCTCACTAGAAATGGCGATATGATCGAGTTTTTGGCGATTGAAATGATAGGCACAAGTGCTGATATCGGCGGGCGTGGCACGATCGATCTAAAGAGTAAAAAGATAAACATCGACCTTGAGCTAAAGCTACTAAAAGACGCTAGCAGTATCATTGATAAAATTCCACTGGTAAATCAAATAATCCTTGGCAAGGACCGCTCGCTCTCAACTGTCATCGCCATACGAGGCACTACCGACAAGCCTGAGTACTCGACGCAGATCCTGCAAGACGCCCTGCTTTCGCCACTAAAGATAATAAGAAACGTGATTCAGGCTCCGTTTTTGATATTTGAGTAG
- the hypE gene encoding hydrogenase expression/formation protein HypE — protein MKKIMLSHGGGGEEMNSLINETIFKIFDNEILRQSNDSAILNLSGKIAFSSDSFVVTPIFFSCGDIGKIAACGTINDLAMVGASAKYLSCSLIIEEGLSIEELERVLGSLAKTCKESGVSVVCGDTKVVPKGKCDKIFINTAGIGEIVCEGVELKNLKAGAKILISGDVGRHGGVVLAAREEFELGLDLKSDCKSLKEVALKLFSAGIKPQCMRDATRGGLSAVLNEWAKFSKFDILVFEENIKVSNEVMGVCELFGFEPYELANEGTFVMAVDENEAEAALKILREFDQNAMIIGEVMEAKNERVIIENAYKSRRFLEPPKGELLPRIC, from the coding sequence ATGAAAAAGATAATGCTAAGCCACGGCGGCGGTGGCGAGGAGATGAACTCGCTTATAAACGAGACAATATTTAAAATTTTTGATAACGAAATTTTAAGGCAAAGCAACGACTCTGCGATATTAAATTTAAGCGGCAAGATCGCATTTAGCTCTGATAGCTTTGTGGTAACTCCCATTTTTTTTAGTTGCGGCGATATCGGCAAGATCGCAGCTTGTGGCACGATAAACGATCTTGCGATGGTTGGTGCAAGCGCAAAATACCTAAGCTGTTCGCTCATAATCGAAGAGGGGCTTAGTATAGAAGAGCTCGAGCGTGTGCTTGGCTCGCTTGCTAAAACTTGCAAAGAGAGCGGTGTAAGCGTAGTTTGTGGCGATACAAAGGTCGTACCAAAGGGCAAATGCGATAAAATTTTTATAAACACAGCAGGCATTGGCGAAATAGTTTGCGAAGGTGTGGAGCTTAAAAATTTAAAAGCAGGGGCTAAAATTTTAATCTCTGGAGATGTTGGCAGACACGGCGGCGTGGTGCTAGCAGCAAGAGAGGAATTTGAGCTCGGACTTGATCTAAAAAGTGACTGTAAGAGTCTAAAAGAGGTTGCTTTAAAGCTATTTAGCGCTGGCATAAAGCCGCAGTGCATGCGTGATGCGACAAGGGGCGGACTAAGTGCGGTGCTAAATGAGTGGGCTAAATTTAGTAAATTTGACATCTTAGTTTTTGAAGAAAATATCAAAGTGTCAAACGAAGTTATGGGCGTTTGCGAGCTATTTGGTTTTGAGCCTTATGAGCTTGCAAATGAGGGCACTTTTGTGATGGCTGTTGATGAGAACGAGGCCGAGGCTGCGCTTAAAATTTTAAGAGAATTTGATCAAAACGCGATGATAATAGGCGAGGTAATGGAGGCTAAAAACGAGCGTGTCATCATTGAAAACGCCTATAAATCAAGAAGATTTCTCGAGCCGCCAAAGGGCGAGCTACTACCAAGGATCTGCTAA
- the hypA gene encoding hydrogenase maturation nickel metallochaperone HypA, with translation MHELSIVQNLVSLCEKNAAKENAKEISKIEIKVGRLSGVEPHYLQSAFDVYKAGTICENAELVINLQGIVIECLDCGFGGELNENDFTCPKCKSQNLKVTDGEDMYLMRLEMK, from the coding sequence ATGCACGAGCTTAGTATCGTTCAAAATTTAGTTAGCCTTTGCGAGAAAAATGCCGCCAAAGAAAACGCCAAAGAGATAAGCAAGATCGAGATAAAGGTCGGCCGTTTAAGTGGAGTGGAGCCTCATTATTTGCAGAGCGCTTTTGATGTTTATAAGGCTGGTACGATCTGCGAAAACGCCGAACTTGTGATAAATTTACAAGGCATTGTTATTGAGTGTTTGGATTGTGGATTTGGCGGGGAGCTTAATGAAAATGACTTTACTTGCCCAAAGTGCAAAAGCCAAAATTTAAAGGTGACTGACGGCGAGGATATGTATCTGATGCGCCTTGAGATGAAGTAA
- a CDS encoding HypC/HybG/HupF family hydrogenase formation chaperone, producing MCLSIPSKVIEIDENNVATVETLGVTRKVSLDLISEEVKVGEYVLIHVGYAMQKIDTQFALESLEVYQKIADDMNAGKI from the coding sequence ATGTGCCTCTCAATCCCTTCAAAAGTAATAGAAATAGATGAAAATAACGTTGCTACCGTTGAGACTCTAGGTGTTACTAGAAAGGTAAGCCTTGATCTCATCTCTGAAGAGGTAAAAGTTGGCGAATATGTGCTAATCCACGTTGGATACGCTATGCAAAAGATTGATACGCAGTTTGCGCTTGAGAGTTTAGAGGTCTATCAAAAGATCGCTGATGATATGAACGCGGGGAAAATTTGA
- the mltG gene encoding endolytic transglycosylase MltG: MIKNFMKKPYLDIFFDIVAIIFLSVFVYLARPINTSKVVFIPKGSVGEIISYLANRNFNLSVIDKYAILFIGSPQSGWIEIGQDKISRVDFLKKLAKSKAALTEITLIPGETTIVFLNQIAAQLGLDPVKLNSEYNALAPVSDGFLMPNTYKIPIGISERHLAFYLVNSSKKAQSEISNKIFGEYNEKKWFKILTIASIIQKEAANDAEMPLVASVIYNRLNKGMRLQMDGTLNYGIYSHDVITAERIRSDMSEFNTYLNDGIPPSPVCCVSISAIKAAINPAKSDYLYFVLDKKAKKHIFSKTLSEHNQNIGK; this comes from the coding sequence ATGATAAAAAATTTTATGAAAAAGCCATATTTAGACATTTTTTTTGATATCGTAGCCATCATTTTCCTAAGTGTTTTTGTCTATTTGGCACGCCCTATAAACACAAGCAAGGTCGTTTTTATACCAAAGGGAAGTGTGGGCGAGATTATATCTTATTTAGCTAATCGCAACTTTAACTTAAGCGTGATAGACAAATACGCCATACTTTTTATCGGCTCTCCGCAATCTGGCTGGATAGAGATCGGTCAAGATAAAATTTCAAGGGTTGATTTTTTAAAAAAACTTGCAAAATCAAAAGCAGCTTTAACCGAGATAACGCTAATACCAGGCGAAACGACTATCGTTTTTTTAAACCAGATCGCCGCCCAGCTAGGACTTGATCCAGTTAAGCTAAATAGCGAATATAATGCCCTTGCTCCAGTGAGTGATGGCTTTTTGATGCCAAATACATATAAAATTCCAATAGGTATCAGCGAAAGGCACCTTGCTTTTTATCTTGTAAATTCATCAAAAAAGGCTCAAAGCGAGATCAGCAATAAAATTTTTGGCGAATACAACGAGAAAAAATGGTTTAAAATTTTAACGATCGCTTCGATCATTCAAAAGGAAGCTGCAAATGATGCTGAAATGCCACTTGTCGCCTCAGTCATTTATAACCGCCTAAATAAAGGCATGAGGCTGCAAATGGACGGCACACTAAACTATGGAATTTATTCACACGATGTGATCACGGCTGAGCGCATAAGAAGTGATATGAGTGAGTTTAATACCTATCTAAACGACGGCATTCCGCCAAGTCCGGTCTGCTGCGTCTCGATAAGCGCGATCAAAGCGGCGATAAATCCTGCAAAGAGCGATTATTTATACTTTGTGCTTGATAAAAAGGCGAA
- the hypD gene encoding hydrogenase formation protein HypD, with the protein MDLINDFRDKNLILALSKLIKKESTKPLNIMEICGGHTHSIMKFALPSLVGEHINFIHGPGCPVCVMPKSRIDEACKLASMDNVIFCTLADMLRVPGSKTSLQKLRGEGHDIRALYTPLDALNIAKQNPDKKVMFFAIGFETTTPMSANLVEKVLQQGIKNLYFHINHVTVPAPVRAIMSDENVKIDAFLGPSHVSVITGSKIYKELADEFKRPIAISGFEPLDIMASVLNLVRQQNAGTHEVYNEYARAVKEEGNVKAKELIAKYFEPCDFVWRGLGEIAQSGMKLRDEFAYLDARVQFDCNVESAGDSKACICGQILRGLAKPTECKVFGKVCNPQNPIGSCMVSSEGACAAYFKYARVG; encoded by the coding sequence ATGGATCTTATCAATGACTTTCGCGATAAAAATTTAATCCTAGCCCTTTCAAAACTTATAAAAAAAGAGAGCACAAAGCCCTTAAATATCATGGAAATTTGTGGCGGCCACACGCATAGCATTATGAAATTTGCACTACCAAGCTTGGTAGGAGAGCATATAAATTTTATCCACGGCCCAGGCTGTCCAGTTTGCGTGATGCCAAAGAGCCGCATAGATGAGGCCTGTAAGCTTGCTAGCATGGATAATGTGATCTTTTGCACGCTAGCTGATATGCTAAGAGTGCCTGGCTCAAAGACAAGCTTGCAAAAGCTTCGTGGCGAAGGACACGACATAAGAGCGCTTTACACGCCACTTGATGCGCTAAATATCGCTAAGCAAAATCCAGATAAAAAGGTCATGTTTTTTGCCATAGGCTTTGAGACGACGACGCCAATGAGTGCAAATTTGGTTGAAAAAGTGCTTCAGCAGGGCATTAAAAATTTATATTTTCACATAAATCACGTAACCGTCCCAGCTCCAGTTAGAGCGATAATGAGCGATGAAAACGTGAAGATAGACGCATTTTTAGGCCCAAGTCACGTGAGCGTCATCACCGGTAGTAAAATTTACAAAGAGCTAGCAGATGAGTTTAAAAGACCGATTGCCATTAGCGGTTTTGAGCCGCTTGACATCATGGCAAGTGTCTTAAATTTAGTCCGTCAGCAAAATGCAGGCACACATGAAGTCTACAACGAGTACGCAAGGGCTGTCAAAGAAGAAGGTAATGTTAAGGCAAAAGAGCTCATAGCTAAATACTTTGAGCCATGCGACTTTGTCTGGAGAGGCCTTGGTGAGATAGCACAAAGCGGTATGAAGCTAAGAGACGAGTTTGCCTATCTTGATGCCAGAGTGCAGTTTGACTGCAACGTAGAGAGTGCGGGAGATAGCAAGGCTTGCATTTGTGGGCAAATTTTAAGAGGGTTAGCAAAACCGACAGAGTGCAAAGTCTTTGGCAAAGTTTGCAATCCGCAAAATCCGATAGGATCGTGCATGGTCTCAAGCGAGGGTGCTTGTGCGGCATATTTTAAATACGCAAGAGTTGGTTAA
- the hypB gene encoding hydrogenase nickel incorporation protein HypB, producing MCKDCGCSMGNHAHVHTHADGTTHSHPHTHDGYTDHAHDAHEHSHEAHAHPVLNESKTIDVIEKILSENDKEAAHNRAHLDEKKILCVNLMSSPGAGKTTLLEATIKAGKFKIGVVEGDLETNQDADRIVKAGAKAHQISTGQTCHLDAFMVHEGLHYLPLNELDLVFIENVGNLVCPASYDVGSHFNAVLLSVPEGDDKVSKYPVMFRAADVLLITKASLVPHFDFDIERVKNDARKLNPKVDIFVIDSKTGEGIDKWISYLEFKKELR from the coding sequence ATGTGTAAAGATTGCGGTTGTTCAATGGGTAATCACGCCCACGTTCACACTCACGCTGATGGCACCACTCACTCGCACCCACACACTCATGATGGATATACAGATCACGCTCATGACGCGCACGAACATAGCCACGAGGCTCACGCACACCCTGTGCTAAACGAGAGTAAAACCATAGACGTGATAGAGAAAATTCTCTCTGAAAACGATAAAGAGGCCGCCCACAATAGAGCTCATCTTGATGAGAAAAAGATACTTTGTGTAAATTTGATGAGTAGTCCTGGTGCTGGTAAGACGACGCTTTTAGAGGCTACGATAAAGGCTGGTAAGTTTAAAATAGGCGTTGTTGAGGGCGATTTGGAGACAAATCAAGACGCCGACCGCATCGTAAAGGCTGGCGCAAAGGCTCATCAGATAAGCACAGGTCAGACCTGTCACTTGGATGCTTTTATGGTTCACGAAGGCCTTCATTACTTGCCACTAAACGAGCTTGATCTAGTCTTTATAGAAAATGTTGGAAATTTAGTTTGCCCTGCAAGCTACGACGTTGGCTCGCATTTTAACGCTGTGCTTCTTTCGGTGCCAGAGGGCGATGATAAGGTGAGTAAATATCCAGTGATGTTTAGAGCTGCTGATGTGCTTCTCATTACAAAAGCTTCGCTTGTGCCACACTTTGACTTTGACATCGAGCGAGTGAAAAACGACGCTAGAAAGCTAAATCCAAAGGTTGATATCTTTGTGATAGACAGCAAAACAGGTGAGGGCATCGATAAATGGATAAGTTATTTGGAATTTAAAAAAGAGCTAAGATAA